A genomic window from Streptomyces mirabilis includes:
- the iolB gene encoding 5-deoxy-glucuronate isomerase — protein MTTTHHLPAGKAAADVYAVDVTPESAGWGHSSLRVLELPAGGWHAFDTGDSEWIVLPLSGGCTVAVGGDTFRLAGRESVFSGVSDFAYVPRDAQVSIASRDGGRFALTGARCTRRLPARYGPASSVPVELRGSGSCSRQVNNFGAAGVFECDKLIAVEVITPGGNWSSFPPHKHDEHRPGEESELEEIYYFEFAPHEGTPGLGYQRVSPSGHGAHTDVLAEVRDGDVVLIPDGWHGPSMAVPGHDMYYLNVMAGPGTDRAWLICDHPDHAWIRDTWPERPVDPRLPLYTAPERS, from the coding sequence ATGACCACCACGCACCATCTGCCCGCGGGCAAGGCCGCCGCCGACGTCTACGCGGTGGACGTCACTCCCGAGTCGGCCGGCTGGGGCCACTCCAGCCTGCGGGTGCTCGAACTGCCCGCCGGCGGCTGGCACGCCTTCGACACCGGCGACAGCGAGTGGATCGTGCTCCCGCTCTCGGGTGGCTGCACCGTCGCGGTCGGCGGCGACACGTTCCGGCTCGCCGGGCGCGAGAGCGTCTTCAGCGGCGTGAGCGACTTCGCGTACGTGCCCCGCGACGCCCAGGTCTCGATCGCCTCGCGCGACGGCGGCCGGTTCGCGCTCACCGGCGCCCGCTGCACCCGCCGGCTGCCCGCCCGCTACGGGCCCGCCTCCTCCGTCCCCGTCGAACTGCGCGGCAGCGGCTCCTGCTCCCGCCAGGTCAACAACTTCGGCGCCGCAGGGGTCTTCGAGTGCGACAAGCTGATCGCCGTCGAGGTGATCACCCCAGGTGGCAACTGGTCCTCCTTCCCGCCGCACAAGCACGACGAGCACCGGCCCGGCGAGGAGTCCGAACTCGAGGAGATCTACTACTTCGAGTTCGCCCCCCACGAGGGCACACCCGGCCTCGGCTACCAGCGCGTCTCGCCCTCGGGCCACGGCGCCCACACCGATGTGCTGGCCGAGGTGCGCGACGGCGACGTCGTCCTCATCCCCGACGGCTGGCACGGGCCGTCCATGGCCGTGCCCGGCCACGACATGTACTACCTCAACGTCATGGCGGGCCCCGGCACCGACCGCGCCTGGCTGATCTGCGACCACCCCGACCACGCCTGGATCCGTGACACCTGGCCGGAGCGGCCGGTCGACCCCCGCCTGCCCCTCTACACCGCCCCCGAGAGGTCCTGA